Proteins found in one bacterium genomic segment:
- the gcvH gene encoding glycine cleavage system protein GcvH has translation MYPKELRYSREHEWAKVEGKRVRIGITKFAADKLSDVVYVELPQVGSSVSFMQTFGVVESVKAVSDLYAPVSGTVVEINQGLAEKPEMINTDPYGQAWMIVVEPKDMKELDQLMDATAYASLVGEATS, from the coding sequence GTGTATCCCAAGGAGCTGCGGTATTCAAGAGAACATGAATGGGCCAAGGTCGAGGGCAAGCGCGTCCGCATCGGCATCACGAAGTTCGCCGCGGACAAGCTCTCCGACGTGGTATACGTCGAGCTGCCCCAGGTCGGCTCGTCGGTCTCGTTCATGCAGACGTTCGGGGTCGTCGAGTCGGTCAAGGCGGTGAGCGACCTCTACGCGCCGGTCTCGGGTACAGTCGTCGAGATCAACCAGGGTCTCGCCGAGAAGCCGGAGATGATCAACACCGACCCCTACGGCCAGGCGTGGATGATCGTCGTCGAACCCAAAGACATGAAGGAGCTGGATCAGTTGATGGACGCAACCGCCTACGCCTCGCTCGTGGGGGAAGCGACTTCGTGA